cACTCCAGGCACCTATGTTTCACACACACGGTGTTAGAGTTGGTGGACTGCATTGTGGTACAGAATGATCACATTCAGAGTAAGTGTTGGTTTCTCGAGGAACCCCAGCTCAGAGTTAATGAGCTGGATCCTGAGCTTCGAACACTGAGGCACATCAGGAGGTGGGAGAGTTACctagatgctgtgtttcaggaagcAGTCACACTCCTTAGATTAACTGTTTCGGTTTAATTAGCGGTCAGGGGAAGAAATGTGTAGCTCCAAGTGAGGCAGGTCGAGTAATTATGGAGGTGGTACTGATGGAGGCTCAGCCCTTGAACGTGTCTAATagatttgagattcttgctccctgtgcgGATGAgaagggagaacgtgcaaactgatATTGCACTGAGATGTAGGGAGCCAATGAAGAGCAGGGAagaagagaaatgtagttgtaaatCAGGGATAGTATAGCTAAGGCACTGTTGTCAGGATTGTGGCCAGGATTGAGAATCCCGAAGGCTGTGTTGCTTGCCTGGTGCCTGGCTTCAGGATATCTCAGGAACTTGGAGTGGAAGGGATAAGATCCAGTTGTTACGATCCAGCGATGCAGATAGAATGAGTAAAGAGTTTCGATTGAGGGAGTATGAGCAGCTAAGGGCTAAGTTAAAAGTCGAGGAGCCACAGAAGGAGTAAAGACTCTGAAGAGAGTTATATACAGAACTtccagcagtagtcaggatgtagggcaGAAGATAaagcaggagatagaaaaggcacaGAAGAAAGGCACTCTTGGgtagctcagaggttagcactgctgcctcacagcaccaaggacccaggttcgatcccaccctttggtgggtgactgtctgtgtggcgtttgtatgttctccctgtgtctgtgtgtgtttcttccaggtgctccggtttcctcccacagcccaaaggctGGGTGAATGTGCCATACTAAATTATCTATtgtatacaggctaggtgggttagccacgggtAATGCAGGGTTGTGGGACAGGgaagtgggatgggtctgggtgttattcagagggttagtgtggacccagtgggccaaatggcctgcttcctcactgtggggattctatggtaaCAATGATCACAGGGAACTTCAATAATCCAGTGGACTGAGGAAAAATCAGATTAGTTGTAgattcaagaaaaggaatttgtggaatgtctacaaggtTGGTTATTTTTGAAGCAGCTTGCACTAAGTGCATTAGGAGACAGGGAATTCTGGATTTGGCAAGGCAGCTGAAAGTTCAGGAACCCCCACGGGTCAATGACCATCAATGGATGGAATTGATCCTGCAGCTTGAGAGGGAGAATCTGGAATGACAGCTGAGTGAAGGTAACTGCAAatcatgagggaggagctggccagagctgATTAGAAGGGTGGCCTAGTCGGGAAGATGatgaagcagcaatggcaggaatttctggttaTAATTCAGGAGGTATAAGAGGaattcattccaaggaagaagaaacatctgaaagggatgatgtggagctgctggtgctgggctggggtggacaatgtcagaaatcacatgacagcaggatacaacgcatcatccttcgacacttccgccatctacaatccgaccccaccacccaagacatttttccattcccacccttgtctgccttccggagagaccactctctccgtgactccttgttcactccacactgctctccaaccccaccacacccggcaccttcccctgcaactgcaggaaatgctacacgcccccacacctcctacctcacccctatcccaggccccaagatgactttccatattaagcagaggttcacctgcacatctgctaatgtggtatactgcattctctgtacccggtgtggcttcctctacattggggaaaccaagcggaggcttggagaccgctttgcagaacacctccgctcggttcgcaataaacaattgcacctcccagtcgcaaaccatttccaatgcccctcccattctttagatgacatgtccatcatgggcctcctgcagtgccacaatgatgccacccgaaggttgcaggaacagcaactcatattccgcttgggaaccctgcagccatatggtatcagtgtggacttcaccagcttcaaaatctccccttcccccactgcatcccaaaaccagcccagtttgtccccaccccccactgcatcacacaaccagcccagctcttcccctccacccactgcatcccaaaaccagtccaacctgtctctgcctccctaacctgttcttcctctcacccatcccttcctcccaccccaagctgcacctccatctcctacctactaacctcatcccacctccttgacctgtctgtcttccctgaactgacctatcccctccctacctccccacctatactctctccacttatcttcttttctctccatcttcggtccgcctccccctctctccctatttattccagttccctctccccatccccctccccctccctgatgaagggtctaggcccgaaacgtcagcttttgtgctcctgagatgctgctgggcctgctgtgttcatccagcttcacattttattatctagcaggttatagtccaacaggtttatttgaaaacacaagttttcggagttttgctccttcttcaagtgttacactgataaaaccttttgttCTTTCAGGACAGggatttgaaaggaatttggggatttacatatacacattaatcaactaaaaccttctaagtgattaaagatttaacagcttcttaggtttgtttaacccatcctcatcagtgatgtgaacctttgatcttttactgataaattgtgtttgatactacctctctcactaacaccaggAGAAAGAGCGAAActctgagagcttgtgttttcaaataaacctgttggactgttaCTGGTGTCGTGCAATTTCTGACTTTATTTGTAGGGGAGGATGaggtaaccatggctgacaagggacgCATAAAAAGAAgcagacagtgtggtaaagattagtgggaagcgaTACGATTGGGAAACCTCTAAAAACAAGCAGAGGATACCTAAAAATGAAAATGGGGAGAGCAGATGAAACTGAAGAGTAAGCTAGCTAATAAAATGAAAGAAGACTGCAAGAGTTATTTTTATATATGTAAAAAGTGAGAAAGGTAATAGTAGAcactggaccactggaaaatgaggctgcagaagtagtaatggggaacaaggaacTGGAAGAGGCTCTGAACAGctattttacatcagtcttcacacTAGGAGACATAAGCAGCATATGAGAACTTTAAGATTGTTGGAGGTAGAGGTCAGTGCAGTGGTCATCAGTAAGAAGAAGGTGCTAGGATAGTGAAAGGTCTGAACgtagataaatcacccagaccagatggactacactctAGGATTCTGAAGGAGGTGACTGaggaaattaaacaaagaacaaagaaacctacaacacaggaacaggcccttcgtccctccaagcctgcaccgatcacgatcctctgtctaacctgtcatctattttctaacggtctgtgcccatttgctccctgcccatccatgtacctgtccaaatatatcttaaaagacgctaacgtgtctgcgtctaccacctccgctggcaccgcgttccaggcacccaccaccctctgtgtaaagaacttgccacgcatatctcccttaaactttcctcctctcactttgaactcatggcctcgagaagtggcagatggagtacaatgtgagaaagtgtgagatcACGCACTTTCATCGGAAGAATAGAGGCGGATACTATTTTCTGTGGAGGCAAAATCGTTGACTGTatgtaagacagagatggatgggTTCTTAattattaaggggatcaagggttgagggagaaggcaggagaatgagttgAGAAGCATTTTGGCCAGGATTGAAAGcacacagactcgatgggccaaacagctgaattctacTCCTCTAGCTTATGCCATTATGGTCAGTGGTAGGTGGTAACAGGGATCAGGCCTGAGGGGTCTCCCCCTGATTCCTGTGTGGCTGTAGTCTCTTTTTGTACAGTAATCTCTCAATGATCCTTCAATCCAAGGCTCATTCTGAATGTAAGAAACAAATTGTTATGTTTGTCTGTTCcacaggatgttgccttgttACCTGTGGGTGCTTGCCTGTCTCTGGGGCTGCGCTAATTCTCATCCAGCTACAGGTAAGATCTTCATGTGAGCCAGTTACAAAGTGCAAGGGGTTAAACTCACATCTAACCAATGAAGTTTCCTCATCAGCACGATGCTGCTCAGACTAGGTCAGTGTTCAGTGGCGGATCAGCCACCGTCTGTACAGACAGCAGTTCCCTGAGGTCAGCAGCTCAAGCTCTGAGAGACAGTGACAGGAACCAGGACATCCTGGGACAAAGCTGTGAACATCTGaatgtgtgtatggctgtgtgaCCGTGATGAGTCTTTGATCAGAGAATCATAGCCCTATGCAATTAGGCAGGGGCAACCCCACTGTTGCCTCAAAATTGTTCGAAAATATTCCTGCCTGAAAGTTCCTCTGCTGTCAACACTGACTGGGGCGGCACAATCCAGATCACAGCCTGTGTGTAACTCCTGTCCCCTCTGCTAAACACCTCAAATTCTCGACTGGGTAGACATTCCTTAATCAGCCAGCTTGGAGAAATCATtgcacacatctggagcaggtgggacttgaacccaggcttcctggctcagaggtgtgAACACTACCACAAGCACATCTTACAGACAGGATAAACTTTGACAGAGTTGAGgaaagttaattttttaaaaaataactctgATGCCTTTGATTCCAGGAAATTTGGCTGGGACTATTCGGGCCACTCAGTCCAGCCTTGCAGACTTTCTAGGAGATGCTTCGAATGCTATTGATGGAAATAATATGACTGATATCAGTAAGGGATCCTGCAGTCGCACTAAAGTGGAATTATCTCCTTGGTGGAGAGTTGATTTTCATTATCATTACCGAGTCTATCAAGTCTCAATTACCACCAGCAGTGACAAAGCTTTGGAAGGAGCAGAAATTCACATTGGAGACCATTTGGAAAACAACGGCATCAGCAATGAACTGTAATTTATAAATATTTCTGTAATTTATCAATATTCCTGTAATTTATCAACACTCCTGTCATTCACAAACCCTGCATTCTTCAGCTCTGAGGAATGGtttctggacttgaaacattagctctgctttctttccacagatgctgatggacctgctgagtttctccagcaatttctgcttttgttccagatctccagcatccgcagttctttggtttctCTGTAATTTACAGCCCCCCTTTCTGTAATTCACCAAACCTGTGATAATTCCAATTGCCTATATTATGTGGAAATCCCAGCCACGGACACActgcactgccttcctgatttATTCAACTCTTCCTGT
The sequence above is drawn from the Stegostoma tigrinum isolate sSteTig4 chromosome 2, sSteTig4.hap1, whole genome shotgun sequence genome and encodes:
- the LOC125463114 gene encoding fucolectin-like, which produces MLPCYLWVLACLWGCANSHPATGNLAGTIRATQSSLADFLGDASNAIDGNNMTDISKGSCSRTKVELSPWWRVDFHYHYRVYQVSITTSSDKALEGAEIHIGDHLENNGISNELCVKIESIPAGQTQMFNCKPLGVHGVFLTISVPGKETCLRLCEVQAFGTYEPHSIVDHEH